The genomic segment TTCACATCCTGGTGTCAAAagttagaataaaataaaactttgccTCAACTGTTAGATAATAATGTCATGTTATGGCATCAAAACGTAACTCCTGCTGATTTCCACAACACAGGAGGAAAGACATGAGTTTGAACACTTTTTAAACTGAATCCAGGCTTCGAGACCCCAGTTTGACCCTCAGTGGAGGCTTTTTGGCACTTATTTATGGattaactagaaaaaaaaactttaactttaTTGGGATATAAAATCTGCATTCAGACAAACCTGATAAAACCACGTGTAAAGGTCggctgttttctttctatccCTCGATTTCAACACTAAACTTcgacatttttttaatgctgtttcTTTCTTAGAATTCCTCAGAGAGAAAGCCAAAGCAGCTCATTTGGAGTTATTTTATCAGAAatctcattaaaaaacaaaacctgacaCAGCTGATGAGAAAAATGCTGAACGCTGCCCAAATAAATACCCACAACTATAAATAAAAGGGCGTGGAAGGATTCAGAGCAGGAGTGTTCGCACACAGTTTCTTTAGAGCCAGAAGAAAAAGTTTAACTCAAATGTGATGAAGCAGAAATCAGATGTTTGAATTCAGCCTTTATCCGCCCATAGTCAGGAACAACCCCGATAAAAACTTCTCtccaattaaaaaataatcctcTGCGTGGCGGCTGATTGGTGGTTGAGCTCGGTCGTCTGGCGACGTCTCTTCAGGCACTCGTTCCTTCGGCCCGATCATTTCTGCTTACATGATCGCGGCAACATGGCGGCGTTTCGGCAGCTTCCTGGCAGAGAAGTAAGGCAAAACAGGAAGCTGCCCAGCGccgccaaaaagaaaaaaaaaagagatttttttttaatataaaaatgctaaaaaaaaaaaaaaatgatctgAACTGTCAACCTCAGCACCGTGTGAACTgttagaaaaacatttttaaaaagtgtccgTCCGGCGTCAGTGGAACTCCACGAACTCTTCAAGCGTTTTGGGGATCTGGTTGCGGTACGTAATCTGGTGCTGCCGGACGGCGCGCGCCGCCAGGCACTTGAGGCTCATCTTCATCTGCGTCTTCAGCAGGATCTCGGACACGCCTGTCGTGCTCTTGTCCAGCGGCGTCTTGTTCTGCTTGTTGGTCATGTCCGTGTGCGCGCCGGCCTCCACTAGGTTGATGATGATGGCGTGCAGCGTGAGAAAGTCGCTGATGGGCCGGTTGTACTGGACGATGACGTGGAGCGGCGTGTTGCCCTCGTTGTCGATGGCATTGACCTGCGCACCGCAGTCGATCAGCAGCTTGGTGACCTGCGCGTTGGGGAAGCTGCACACGTCATTGGTGTGGAAGTCGTCCACCGGCGTGGTGGAGCTGATGGCGAGGTGGAGCAGCGAGGAGCCCTCACGTGACCGCGGATCGAGCTGGATCAGGTCGTAGATGTGCTTGTTGATAGCGGCGCGCTCCGCGTCACTGCAGGTGGTTTTAGTAGAGATGCACGCCAGGTACAGGAAGGTGAAGACGTTGGACTCGTAATTCTCCATGGCCTGCGGCAGCTCGGACTCGGCAGCGGCCTCCACGCGAGCCATGCTGCGCTGAATCTCCAGCACGCTGCAACCCAGCACTTGCTCGACTGCGGCGGCCGACACGTGCTCCTTCAGGTGGACCATCTGCGAGAACACCTGGGCGAAGCGCAGCAGGTCTTTGTGCGTGTTGCGGTTTCCTTTCTGCCGCAGCTGGAGGGCATGCAGCCACAGCTTGAGGCACTGTTCAAACTCCATGTTGTCGGCATAGACGGCGCCGCGGTAGATTATCGGATGCGAAACGTCGATATTGTCCGAGCCCAGGATCCGCTCCCGGATCATCAGTCCCTCCATGTGCAGGGCGTCGCGGTCCACCCTGATGGCCTCCAGGTCCTGCAGCGTTTGACACTCGCGGCGCCCTCCGTAAGCCTCGACGGCCGGGAACAGCTCCTTGGCGATGATGTTGTCTGGGTCGCGGTAGCGCTCCATCATGGCCGCATGGAGGTAATGGTACGTCCTCTGTATGTCGTAGTTCTCCCTGTCGTTGGCGAACGAGGCACCCAGCAACTCCAGCGCCTCGATGCGGCTGTGAGGGTCACAGTCGGCGTGCGCCAGCAGCAGCTCCACCACGTCAGCCTTGCAGCTCTCCGCCGCCACTTTCAGCGGCGTCATGCCGTGCCCGTTCACCACCATGGACGCCTGGCATTGCATCAGCTCTTTGACGATGTCCAGATGTCCCGCCTCGGCCGCAAAGTGCAGCGCGGTGGCCCCGCAGTGGGCCTTGGCGTTGGGGTCCGCCCCCTTCTCCAACAGGAACCTCACCACCTCTGTGTGGCCTTTGTAGGCGGCGATCATCAGACAGGTGTTGTTGAACTTGTTGGTGATGCTGATGTCGGCGTTGTGCTCCACCAGGTACCGAACGATGTCCAGGCGCCCGTCGAAGCAGGCGGCTCGGAGGGGGGTGGAGTTTGTGATGGTGGTGTGGTTGACGTTGGCGTGGTGACTCACCAGAAGACGCACCACCTCGAAGTGTCCTGCGCCGGCTGCGCACCACAGCGCCGTGGCACCGTCGATGACGTAGCTGCAGGCCAGAGACAACAAACGTTAACGTGTCATCATCCTCCCGTTAAACAGTCACAACAACGATAATAACGACTAGGACTAcaagaacaataaaaacagattCAACTGTTGGCTGAATTGTAATTTTCACGATTTCTGTCCTTCGCCCACCtgtgtgttcagtgttttcTAAATGAAAGCCTTCTATGTAAGAATAATCTAGAGGAGGggtctcgaactccaggccttgagggccggtgtcctgcaggttttagatctcaccctgtgtcaacacacctgaatcacatgattagttcattaccaggcctctggagaacttcaagacatgttgaggaggtcatttagccattaaaatcagctgtgctggatcaacgacacatctaaaacctgcaggacaccggccctcgaggcctggagttggacacctgtGATCTAGAGGAGGTGTCAGTGTCAGTTAttaacacagaaaaaagaaCAATCTCAGTAAAATTCAAGCTCTCCGTTTTGTCTGGTGTTATGAATCTGAGAGATAAAACGCCGCGGCCTTTGTGCCGTTCCACTCAGGCTCCGAACCATCATGTTTGGATAGCGGCAGAAGACTCGCTGGACGTCGACACTCAGGCTGCTCATCTGTTTCCTGACAAACTGctcattaaataatttaaaaaggaataatttaaaaagcaaacacCTTCTGCTGAGGTAAAGAGCCGCTGAATGAAGCTTTTGGTTTCAatgcttttaaaatgaaacagaaacCTGATCTTTCCCCGTGATCCGGATTCTCTTATCACTTCAAAGGTGCTCTGATTATCTAATCGTAACGAGCCTTCAGCCTCGTCACATAAAGCACTGAAGAACATTTAACAGCACGTTTACAGGCAGAACTCGCTGCAATAAAACAGATCGGTTATGTAACGTTAAAGATGCAGTacgtcatttttttttttttagttgcgcCAGGAAACCAGATCATGGTATTCATATACATCCTCTTGATGTGTGGAATTAATCCATTAAAATATACAACGGTTCACAGTGTGTGGAAGTGGAATATAGTGGCCGAGATGGAAATCGTCATTTCACCTAATCACATTTTACGTATGTGATCAGAGACACAGAGTATACTTATACCCAAACATCACAAACCGCTCTTTCAGACCATACTATGACTTTTACACAAGTACACCTTCATCAtccttctctcctcctcctccaacaCTATCGAGTCCAACAGTGATTGATCCATTTTGACAGTTTCAGTAATGCCgactaacagcagctaacagctgTAGAGTCATAATTGTCCTTTTTAAACATCCTCTAAAACTGTTTCCAACAAAAATGTCTTATTAATTCTCCATTATCGTCTCAGACTTCTTAAAAAaggacctttaaaaaaaattaattctgATTTCtgatacattttcctttttaaaaaatgattaattttctatttttcccataaatttgccatttttaaatgctacttttattttctccttaattttccattttatttttaacctctGACCCTTTTTTCAGAAATGtactagtttttttttctgttaacttctaagttttttttgtttaatgtcATTATTAATTACCCAAGATTAGTTTGATTGACACTTATCTTATTAAAGGCCCTACATAAAAGATGCTGTAGACATAAGGTGGTGCAGCAGGTTAGCAGGTGAGGAGCAGTCAAACTACATCAGATGAATTTCTGTAAACTCAGTTTTTCTTCTAACAAACACTTGGAGTTTTGCGTCACCTCTGTCCTGCCTGATTTCATGAAACCGGTGATATCTGAGTAATAAACCTGGCTGTGGAGCGCAGGTAGCCTCGGATGAGCTCGTACCCGTCAAACCGAACCGTGCCGGTCTGCTCGGTGTCCACCTTGTAGTGGTCCAGGAGGAGCCGGACCACCTTGTCGTGGCCGTTCCGCGCCGCGATGATCAGCGGGGTGGACCTCtggccgctcaggtgggtcacGTAGCTCAGCAGGAACTGCGTCTCCGCCTCGGAGTGGTTCAGTAGCAGCGCGGCCAGGGTCAGGACTCGGCCCTCGCTGGCCGCCTTGTACACATACCCGGCCAGAGACTCCATGAGAGCCCGAGAGGAAGCCAGGAGCTCCGCGTTCTTCCAAACTGACAGCGTCCACTCCCCCGGGGCGACCCGCCTCCCATTAAAGAGTCCACATCGGCCCCGGGGGTAACATGAAACGGCTCTCTCCTGCCTACAACCCCGCAGGAAACGTTCCGAGGTCCCGGCTGGTTTGACTATAAGCACCGGACTCCGGGTGTGCGTCCCCGGATAGCAGCAGGGCGAGTGGACCGATTAGCTCCGAGGGCTAACTGCTAACGTCAGCGAGCGGCTTCCAAGGCGTgtctgaggtcaaaggtcagataaATTACACCTCCTGTTGTTGCTGAAAATAAAAACGATATCCCGGAGCGTCAAACACTCAAAGACAAACAGCTGATTTCAGCGTTCACGGAAGTTTCCGCTTCAAAACACCTCCGACAG from the Oreochromis niloticus isolate F11D_XX linkage group LG7, O_niloticus_UMD_NMBU, whole genome shotgun sequence genome contains:
- the fem1b gene encoding protein fem-1 homolog B; translation: MESLAGYVYKAASEGRVLTLAALLLNHSEAETQFLLSYVTHLSGQRSTPLIIAARNGHDKVVRLLLDHYKVDTEQTGTVRFDGYVIDGATALWCAAGAGHFEVVRLLVSHHANVNHTTITNSTPLRAACFDGRLDIVRYLVEHNADISITNKFNNTCLMIAAYKGHTEVVRFLLEKGADPNAKAHCGATALHFAAEAGHLDIVKELMQCQASMVVNGHGMTPLKVAAESCKADVVELLLAHADCDPHSRIEALELLGASFANDRENYDIQRTYHYLHAAMMERYRDPDNIIAKELFPAVEAYGGRRECQTLQDLEAIRVDRDALHMEGLMIRERILGSDNIDVSHPIIYRGAVYADNMEFEQCLKLWLHALQLRQKGNRNTHKDLLRFAQVFSQMVHLKEHVSAAAVEQVLGCSVLEIQRSMARVEAAAESELPQAMENYESNVFTFLYLACISTKTTCSDAERAAINKHIYDLIQLDPRSREGSSLLHLAISSTTPVDDFHTNDVCSFPNAQVTKLLIDCGAQVNAIDNEGNTPLHVIVQYNRPISDFLTLHAIIINLVEAGAHTDMTNKQNKTPLDKSTTGVSEILLKTQMKMSLKCLAARAVRQHQITYRNQIPKTLEEFVEFH